The window TGTCCGGCTGGACGTTGATCTCCAGCCGGTGCAGTCCGAGGCCGCCGAACGCGTACCGCACCACCAGGTCGAGCCCCTCCCCCATCAGCCCGCGCCCGGCCGCGTGCGCGAAGGCCCCGTAGCCGAGCGCCCCGCACTGGAAGGCGCCCTCCACGATGTTGTTGATGTTGATGAACCCGGCGATCCCTCCGCCGTCCCTCTCGCAGACCAGGAACCCGGCCTTCGTCGGATCCTCGATCAGCCGTCCCGCGTACGAGGCGTAGGAGGCCGCGTTGGCCGGCGGGAACAGCCAGGGCTGGTGCAGCGCCTTGCTCTCACGCGCCCGGGCGATGAACTCGGCGCCGTCCTCGTGGGTGTAGTGACGTATCCCCACGCGGGAGCCTTCGGCGAGGTATTCGGTAATGCCATGCATCCCGTTACGGTACGCGGCCGGTCAGATTCGGCGCTTCATGAAATACGCCCCGCACAGCGCGCCGATCACCGCCGTGCCGAGGAGTGCCATCCACAGGGGCATGGTGACCTCGGGGATCAGCAGGCGGATCTTGGTGGCGCGGGTGTTCTCGAAGATGAAGATCAGCCCGAGCACGGCGAGCGCGATGACGGACACCCTCCCGGGCGTCATCAGGTTCCGTCCGCCTGCCTTGCCGCCGCCGCTGCTCTCCGAGGTCTTCGGGCTCATGCGACCAGGATGGGCCGGGGAGCGGGGGTCACGCGCGGTGAGAGGTGCCTCCGGGTGAGGCGTGGGGCCACTGGGGTGACGCGGGCGTACGGGCACGCGGCCGTGACCGGCGGCACGACCGCCACGGCCCGCACGGCCGTCACCGGCTCAGGCCAGCGCGGGCACGTCCAGCGTCAGCGTCCCCGCCCCGGCGTCCAGCTCCCCCGGCACCCCGAACGGGACCGTCAGCGCGCCCTCGCAGTGCCCGAAGCCGAACTCCTCGGCGATCGGCACCCCGAGCCCGCCGAGCCGGTCGAGGACGAGCGCCCTGATCCGGTCGTACGGGTCGCACCGCTCCCAGGACCCGAGCAGGATCCCGGTGACGCCGTCGAGCCAGCCGGCGCGCAGCAGTTGGGTGAGGTAGCGGTCCAGGCGGTAGGTCTCCTCGCCGACGTCCTCCAGGCAGAGGAGTCCGCCGCGCGCCGAGGGCCGGGCGTGGGGTGTGCCGAGGTCGGCGGCGAGCAGGCTGAGGCAGCCGCCGAGGAGGACGCCCCTGGCGCGCCCCGGCACCAGCGCGCTTCCGGCCGAGGTGATGATCCGCACCGACTCCGGTTCGAAGAGAGTCGCCCGCAGATGCTCCTGAGCGCGGGCGTTCTTGACGAAGTCGACGCCCGCGGCCATCGGCCCGTGCAGTGTGACGAGCCCCAGCCGGGTCGCGAAGGCCTCGTGCAGGGCCGTGATGTCGCTGAAGCCGAGGAACACCTTGGGTCCTGCGGCCCGCAGCGCGTCCCAGTCGAGCAGCTCGGCCATGCGCTGCACGCCGTAGCCGCCGCGGGCGCACAGCACGGCGTCCACACTCGGGTCGCACCAGGCGGACTGGAGGTCGGCGGCCCGGTCGGCGTCGGTGCCCGCCAGATAGTCGAACGTGCCGTGCCGGTCGAGGACATGGGGTGCCACGACCGGGTCCAGGTCCCAGCCGCGCAGGATGTCGAGGCCCGCCTGCAGCCGCTCCTCGGGCACGGGACCGCTTGGCGCGACGACGGCGACACGGGCTCCGGGAACCAGCCGCCGCGGTCGCACCAGTCCCTTCACTTGGCGAGCTCCAGAGTGGGGACGCCGGGCGGGTTCAGGCCGAACACCTGGGCGTACAGGGAGAGTTCGGACTCCAGGGCCCGCACCATCGTGTCGGCCCGCCGGAAGCCGTGGCCCTCGCCCTCGAAGGCGATGTAGGCGTGCGGCAGCCGCCGTGCCCGCTCCTCCAGTCTGGCCAGGAACCGCTCGCACTGGGCGGGCGGGCAGATGACGTCGTCGAGGCCCTGGAGGAGCAGGAAGGGCACGGTGACACGGTCGGCGTGCTCGGTGGGCGAGCGCTCGGCGTACCGGCCGGGGACCTCGGCGAGCGGTCCGACCAGGGTCTCCAGGTACTGGGACTCGAAGTCGTGGGTCTCGCCCGTGCCCCAGCCCGCCAGGTCGAGGATGGGGTAGAGGATCGTCCCGCAGGCGTACACGTCGGTGCTCACCAGGGACGCGGCCGTGGTCCAGCCGCCCGCGCTGCCGCCCCGGACGGCGAGCCGGTCGCGGTCGGCGGTGCCCTCCTCGGCGAGGGCCAGCGCGACGGCCGCGCAGTCCTCGACGTCCACGACACCCCACTGCTCGCGCAGCCGGTTGCGGTACTCGCGGCCGTACCCGGTGGATCCGCCGTAGTTGACCTCGGCGACACCGATGCCCCGCGAGGTGAAGTACGCGATCTGCAGGTCGAGGACGAGCGGGGCGCGGCCGGTGGGACCGCCGTGCGCCCAGACGACGTACGGCGGGAGCTCGTCGCCGGGGGCGACATGGCCGGGGTGGTGCGGCGGATAGATGTGCGCGTGGATCTCGCGCCCGGCGGGCCCGCTGAACGTACGGATCTGCGGTTCCGGGTAGTGGGCGGGGTCCACCGGGTCGTCGTGCGGGGCGCCGACGACCCTCGCCCGGCCGGTGCGGGCGTCCAGTTCGACGACCTCGTAGGCGCTGCGCGGGCTGGCCGCGACGGCGGCGACCCGGCTGCCGTCGGCGGCGAGCGTGGCCGCGTACTCGGTCCAGGGCCCGGCCGCGTCGACGACCTCGCCGGTCTCCGGGTCGAGGATGCCGAGCGCGGTGGCGCCCCGGCCGTGCACGACGGCGATCAGTCCGCTGTCCAGCGGCGCGAACCAGCGCCGCCCGACCGTCCACAGCGGCCCGGCGAACTCCTCCTCGCGTGTGCAGACGGCCTCGCCGTCGCGGTAGAGGTTCCACCAGCCGGAGCGGTCGCTCGCGTACAGCAGCGTGCCGTCGGCGGACCAGTCGGCCTGGGCGATCGCCTCGTCCGGGCCGCCGGCGGCCTTCCGGGTCCCCCGGAACGTGCCGTCCGGGCCGACGTCGGCCACCATCAGTTCGGTCCCGTCCCACGGCATCCGCGGGTGGTCCCAGCCCAGCCAGACCGCGCGCCGCCCGTCGGGCGAGATCCGCGGCCCGGTGACGAACCGGTGCTGCCCGTCGGTGAGTTCACGTACCGCGTCCTGGTCCTGCGCGGCCGAACCGTCCAGCGGCACCGCGGCGACGACCCGCCGGACATCGGTCGGCCCGTCGCCGGTGAACTCCTCCAGTACGCACCAGACTTCGCCGAGTTCGAGATGCATCCGCGGGTCCACCCACCGCAGTCCGCCACCCACCGACGACACGGGGGTCAGGGGGCGCGGCTCCTTGTCGGGGCGGGCGGGCTCGTACGCGTACAGGCGCTGGTCGGCGAAGTCGACGAACACCACCAGCGGGCCGTCGTCGCCGACCGCTCCGGCCCAGGGCTGTCCGCCGTACTCCATGACGCGGCTGCGCACGTTCCACGGGGCGGGCAGTACCGATTCCTCGGTGCCGTCGGCGCGGCGGCGCACCAGGGTGCGGCGGCCGCCCTCGGTCGGCCGGGGCTCGGTCCACCAGATCTCGTCGCCGACGAAGCCGACGAAGTCGGGGTGTCCGTCGTGCGCGGCGGCGAGCGACGCGTCGATGGGCGAGGGCCAGGAACCGTAGGCCAGGGTCTGCACGATGTCCCCCATTTTTCCCTAGGCCGTGCGCAGAAAGCGGTCGAGTACCCGGACGCCGAAGTGCAGCGCCTCGACGGGCACACGTTCGTCGACCCCGTGGAAGAGGGCCTGGTAGTCGAAGCCCGGCGGGAGCTTGAGCGGCGCGAATCCGTATCCGGTGATGCCGAGGCGCGAGAACTGCTTGGCGTCCGTGCCGCCCGACATGCAGTACGGCACGACATGCCCCTCGGGCGCGAACTCCTCAACGGCGGCACGCATGTTGGCGTACGTAGTCGAATCCACCGGTGCCTGCAGAG is drawn from Streptomyces liliifuscus and contains these coding sequences:
- a CDS encoding GNAT family N-acetyltransferase; protein product: MHGITEYLAEGSRVGIRHYTHEDGAEFIARARESKALHQPWLFPPANAASYASYAGRLIEDPTKAGFLVCERDGGGIAGFININNIVEGAFQCGALGYGAFAHAAGRGLMGEGLDLVVRYAFGGLGLHRLEINVQPDNAASIALARRCGFRLEGFSPEFLFIDGAWRDHERWAVTADMIRT
- a CDS encoding LapA family protein, translating into MSPKTSESSGGGKAGGRNLMTPGRVSVIALAVLGLIFIFENTRATKIRLLIPEVTMPLWMALLGTAVIGALCGAYFMKRRI
- a CDS encoding S66 peptidase family protein — its product is MKGLVRPRRLVPGARVAVVAPSGPVPEERLQAGLDILRGWDLDPVVAPHVLDRHGTFDYLAGTDADRAADLQSAWCDPSVDAVLCARGGYGVQRMAELLDWDALRAAGPKVFLGFSDITALHEAFATRLGLVTLHGPMAAGVDFVKNARAQEHLRATLFEPESVRIITSAGSALVPGRARGVLLGGCLSLLAADLGTPHARPSARGGLLCLEDVGEETYRLDRYLTQLLRAGWLDGVTGILLGSWERCDPYDRIRALVLDRLGGLGVPIAEEFGFGHCEGALTVPFGVPGELDAGAGTLTLDVPALA
- a CDS encoding prolyl oligopeptidase family serine peptidase, producing MGDIVQTLAYGSWPSPIDASLAAAHDGHPDFVGFVGDEIWWTEPRPTEGGRRTLVRRRADGTEESVLPAPWNVRSRVMEYGGQPWAGAVGDDGPLVVFVDFADQRLYAYEPARPDKEPRPLTPVSSVGGGLRWVDPRMHLELGEVWCVLEEFTGDGPTDVRRVVAAVPLDGSAAQDQDAVRELTDGQHRFVTGPRISPDGRRAVWLGWDHPRMPWDGTELMVADVGPDGTFRGTRKAAGGPDEAIAQADWSADGTLLYASDRSGWWNLYRDGEAVCTREEEFAGPLWTVGRRWFAPLDSGLIAVVHGRGATALGILDPETGEVVDAAGPWTEYAATLAADGSRVAAVAASPRSAYEVVELDARTGRARVVGAPHDDPVDPAHYPEPQIRTFSGPAGREIHAHIYPPHHPGHVAPGDELPPYVVWAHGGPTGRAPLVLDLQIAYFTSRGIGVAEVNYGGSTGYGREYRNRLREQWGVVDVEDCAAVALALAEEGTADRDRLAVRGGSAGGWTTAASLVSTDVYACGTILYPILDLAGWGTGETHDFESQYLETLVGPLAEVPGRYAERSPTEHADRVTVPFLLLQGLDDVICPPAQCERFLARLEERARRLPHAYIAFEGEGHGFRRADTMVRALESELSLYAQVFGLNPPGVPTLELAK